The Flavobacteriales bacterium genome contains the following window.
GGCCGTCTAACCGCACTGCTCGATGAGAACGAAACTTAGGAGTGTTGCCTCCGGGTTCACCACAGAGGCACAGAGTCACGGAGGGAATGCCGATGCGCATCACGATGCTCCTTGCGGGACTGAGAGCGTTCGCCTGCGGCGAAGAGAGATTTTCTTGCGTGGCCTGTCCGGGTTGATGTTGGTCATCCTGGCCGCCTTGCCTGCCGGTACCTTTGCCCAAGGTGCGCCGAGCTGGCTGGAGGAGACGATGTTCGCCAGCGGGAAGATCAACACGGTGGTGGCAGTGGTGAGCGTGGTGCTGCTGGGCCTGGCCGGTTGGATGTTCGCCATGGATGTGAAGTTGCGGAAACTGGAAAGGAGAGTGAAAAAATGACTGGATCGCGTCGTCGTTCCTCCTCGCGATGACGAGAGCACGGTCCGCACGAACGGAACGACCGAAACAATGAAACGCTCCCACATCATAGCACTGGTGGTCATTGCAGTGGCCATGGCCATGCTCATTGGCACCCTGGCGGGCAACAGCACCTTCATGGGCCTGGCGCAAGCCATGGAAAGTCCAGGAAAAGAGGTGCGGGTGAAAGGGCAGCTGGACAAGAGCCAGCCCATCGTGTACGAGCCCTTGACCAACGCCAACATGACGGAGTTCACCTTGGTGGACGATGAGGGCGTGAAGTGCAAAGTGAAGCTGGCCAAGGCCAAGCCCTACGACTTCGAACGCAGCGAGAGCATCGTGCTCACCGGCAGCTACAGTGGTAGTGAGTTCCACGCCAACGACATGCTGATGAAGTGCCCCAGCAAGTACACCGAAGGCAACCAGCTGAAGACGGAAGGCGAGTGGACCAAAGTTGAATAACGGATGAGCCAACGGCCGATAGCTATTGGCCAATGGCTCTTGGCCTTTGGCTCGTGGTGCCAATCCGCTCACTCCACAGAAGAAACAGACCTGCGGGACGCTCGGTTCTGAGCACGACCTTCGCGCCGCATTCATGGGCACCTCCTACATCGGTGAGCACACGTGGGCCAGCTGGCTCGGTCACGGCTTCGCCATCCTCTCGCTCATCGGGGCGCTCTTCGCGCTGCTGAACTACTTCCTGGCTGAACGCAAAAGCGACGGCGCCTTCCTGCGCACTGGTCGTTTGTTCTTCCGGGTGCACAGCTCGGCCGTGTTGAGCATCGTTGGCCTGCTCTTCGTCATGCTCTTGAACCACTGGTTCGAATTCGACTATGTGTGGAAGCACAGCAACACCTCCATGCCGCTGCGCTACATGCTCAGTTGCTTCTGGGAAGGTCAGGAAGGCTCGTTCCTGCTTTGGACGTTCTGGCATGTGGTGATCGGCAACATCCTCATCTGGCGTTGGAAGCAAGGGCGCCATGGCGATTGGGAAGCACCGGTGATGATGGTCTTCGCGTTGGTGCAGGTTTTCCTTGCCAGCATGCTGCTGGGTGTACATGTGTTCGGTGAGCGCATCGGCAGCAGTCCCTTCATCCTGATCCGCGAGCTCGGTGAGAACATCGGCCTGCCGTGGACGCAGATGGCGGACTACCTCCAGAAGATCCCCGCATTCCAGGACGGTCGCGGCCTCAACCCGCTGCTGCAGAACTACTGGATGGTCATCCACCCTCCCACCCTGTTCCTCGGTTTCGCGGCCACGCTTGTTCCGTTCACCTATGCCATCGGTGGCTTGTGGCGCGGCAAGCTGAAAGAATGGATGGAACCCGCGCTGGGCTGGACCTTCTTCGGTGTGATGGTCCTCGGCACGGGCATCCTCATGGGCGGTGCTTGGGCCTATGAGGCGCTCAGCTTCGGCGGCTTCTGGGCGTGGGATCCGGTTGAGAACGCTTCGCTGGTGCCATGGCTCACGCTGGTCGCGGCCGGCCACCTGATGTTGGTGAACAAGCGCAAGGAGACCTCGCTGTACGCCACGTTCCTGCTTACGCTCGGCACGTTCCTGCTGGTGCTGTACAGCGGCTTCCTCACGCGCAGCGGCGTGCTCGGCGATACCAGCGTGCACAGCTTCACCGGCGACGGCATGAAGCCCGGGCTCATGCTCTTCGTGCTGTCGTTCATCCTGCTCAGCGTGGTGATGCTGGTTCGCGATGCGGGCCAGCGCAAGTTCATCGCATTGCTGAGCGCCGCGTTGTTCATTGTTGGCATCGCCGCGAAGGTGCAGGTGCTGGCGGTGGTGGTGTTCGCATTGCTCGCCATCGTTGGTGCCGTGTGGGCCTTCAGGAAGTTCCCGAAACCTGAACAAGAGGAGGCCGTGTGGAGCCGCGAGTTCTGGATGTTCATCGGCGCGCTTGTGCTCGTCTTGAGCGCCGTGCAGATCACCTTCAGCACCAGCGTTCCGGTCTTCAACACGTTGCTCACGCCGTTCGCCAAACCGCTCACCTGGCTGGCGGAAGTCACGGGCATGGGGTTCTTCAACGAGCTGGCACAGGCCAAGCTCGCTCCACCGAGCAAAGCCATCGAGCACTACAACAAATGGCAGATCCCGTTCGCCTTCATCGTATCGCTATTGGTGGCCATTGGCCAATACCTGAAGTGGAAGACCACGGACATGAAACGCTTCTGGAAGCAGTTACTGCTGGCAATGGTGCTCGCGTTGGTGGTCACCGTCGTGCTGGTCGTAGCGTTGAGGTTTGAATGGAAGGAATTGAACCTTATTGCGCTGCTCTTCGCCACGGCGTTCGCGGCCATTTCCAATACCGCCTGGATCTGGCAGGGGCTCAACGGCAAGTTCAAAGGAGCCGGTCCGAGTGTTGCGCACGTCGGTTTCGCGCTAGTGCTGCTAGGTGCACTGGTGAGCACCAGCAAGCAGAACGAGGTGAGCCGCAACACTGGTCGCATGGTGCTGAGCTTCCTGAGCGACGACTTCAACGACAACCAGGACGCGCTGCTCTACCGCGGTGACACCGTGCGCATGGGCGAGCACTTCGTCGTTTACCACCGCAAGCGGCAGGAAGGCGTGAACCTGCACTATGAAGTGGAATACCTGCAGGCTGTTCCGCGCACATACCATATTGGCGACACCGTGCGGGTGAACGACAACCTTTACGTGTGCACAGCTGAGCACCCCGCTGCCGACCACTTCCTCGCCGACCCCACCAAGTGGAAGGCATTGCAGGAATACAACCGCCGCGAACTGTGGCACGCAAAGGGCTACGCGAGCATGTCACCCGGCGAAAGCCTGTTCACGCTCGATCCGTTCGTGCAGATCAACCCGCGCTTCGGCAACGTGGCCGAGCCCAGCACCAAGCACTGGTTGCACCGCGACCTGTACACGCACATCCGCTACGCCGAACTTCAGAAGGGCAGCAACGAGGACTCCGACAGCCTGCACTGGATGCCGCCCCGCTACTACGGCCGCAACGAAGGCGATACGCTGGTGACGCCCACCAGCGTGGCCATCATCGACAGTGTGCGCACCGTGCGCGACAGCATGACGCTGGCGATGCTGGGCACGGAGTTCGATGTGAAGGTGGCCTACCTGCGCGTGCGCGACCTGTACGACGAACGCCGGTGGTTCGAGGCGCGGCCACTGCTCATCTTCCGGGGCACCACCATCGTGGCCGGCAAAGGTGCTGAGATCGCTCCTCTGCGGGTGCGCTTCGACCTGGAACGCATCGGGCCCGGCCAGCCCATGGAAGGCCAGGACCCCAACCGCTGGGAAGGCAACGTGGGCTTGAGCGTGAGCGAGCGCGAGTTCATCGTGATGCAGGCCATCGTGTTTCCCGGGCATCAACATCCTGTGGATCGGCTGCGCGCTCATGTTCTTGGGCTCTTTGATGGCCGTGCGGCAGCGGTGGAAGAAGCCCCGGCAGAAGTCATGACCCGTGTGTTGCTGATCGGTACCGGCCGCGCTGCTCACCACTTGGGCCGTGCGATCGTGGCTGCCGGGAACAACGTGATTGGCGTTGTTGGGCGCGATGGCTCCAAGGCACGATCACTTGCGGATGAACTCAGAACAAGGTCATTGACGTTCGATGCGGCTTGGCCGGAACACGAGGTAGCATTGATCGCAGTGAGCGACGATGCTCTGTCGGAAGTCTCGGCACGTATCCCGAAGGGCACCGCCATCATTTGCCACGTCAGCGGTGCGAAGAGCATGGATGTACTGGAACCGCACCAGCACCGCGGTGTGCTTTGGCCAGTGCAAAGCCTAGCGGAAGGCGCGCAGGTTGACATCACGAAAAGCCCGCTCGTGGTGGATGCCAGTGATGAAGGCACACGGACCACTCTGCTCTCCCTTGCACGCAGCATCAGCCAGCGCGTTCTCGAACTGGACCACAACGACCGGCAAGTGCTCCATACAGCGGCGGTCATCGCGGGCAACTTCCCGGTATTCCTGCTGGCCGAGGCCCAGCGGCTGCTGAGCGACCACGACCTGCCCGGCGAGCTGTTGCTGCCTTTGTGGACCAACAGCACCGCACGCGCGGCAGCCCTTGGTCCCCGTCAAGCCCTGACCGGTCCGGCCCGCCGTGGCGATGTGAAGACTTTACAAGCACACCTCGACCTGTTGGCGGCCGATCCCGACATTCGCCGCGCCTACGCGCTCCTCTCCCGGTCCATCCTGAAGGCGCATGGGCACCCCACGGATGGCCTCGAAGACCTATAAGGAGATCCTCGCCGACATCGACACCTTCCTCTTCGATGTGGACGGTGTCTTCACCGACAACCGCGTGCTGCTCTACCCCGGCCTCGATCCGGTGCGCACCTTCCACAGCCGGGATGCGTACGCCGTGCAGCACGCCATCAAGGAAGGCCTGCGCCTGGTGATCGTCACGGGCGGAAAAAGTGATGGCGTGGAACAATCGTTCGCGCGGTTGGGCGTGAAGGAGTACCACTACCACACCTACGACAAGAGCCGCAAGCTCGATGAGCTGATCACGCTCACCGGCTTGGACCCCGCACGCACCGCCTACATGGGCGATGACATCCCCGACCTGCGTGTGATGCAGCGCGTGGCCTTGCCCTGCTGCCCGGCCGATGCCGCCGAGGAGATCAAAGCCATCAGCCTTTACGTGAGCCACAAACCCGGCGGCATGGGCTGCGTGCGCGACCTGCTGGAGCAGGCCATGAAGGTGCAGGGCAAGTGGATGACCGAAGGCGCGCACACCTGGTAGGCATGAAGGACCTCATCCGCCTCACCCGCCCGCTCAACCTGATCATCGTGGCGTTGACGATGGTGGTGATGAGGTATGGCGTGATCGGCGGGATCTGTAAGCGCGATTTTGCCCGTGACTACCTGCCTTCGAGCTTTACAGTGAACGGCGTCATCTACTCTCCGCAAGTCGGATTCCAGCTCTCCTTGGTGATGTTCGTTCTCCTGATCATTAGCACGGTGCTGATCATGGCTGGTGGCAACGTTATCAACGACTACTTCGATACGCGCATCGATCGGGTGAACAAGCCGGGCGCGGTGCTCGTTGGCCGGAGTGTTAAACGCCGTGTTGCCATGGCCACGCATTGGATACTTAGCGGCTCAGGTTTGTTGCTCGGGGTATTGGTCGCTCTGCTGGCACACCAGAAGTGGCTCGCGTTGATTCCACCGTTCGCCGTGGGGGCATTGTGGTGGTACAGCACAACGGCCAAGCGGCAACTACTCTTAGGTAATGGTCTGGTAGCCACCCTTTCTGCCATCGCAGTCCTACAAGTAAGTCTCTATGACCTGCGCATGTTGGAGCACGGCAATGAGGCGGACTCGCTGTTCTGTATAAGGTCTCTTTGGTGGTGGTTCCTCGGCTACACCGCCTTTGCCTTCATTAGCACTCTTCTGCGCGAACTTCAAAAAGACATGGCTGATGTGCGCGGCGATGCGGCCAACGGTTGCCGCACCGTGCCGATCGCTTGGGGCATGAAGGTCGCCCGGTTGTTGGTCGCGTTCTGGGCGATGGTCATCATTGTGGCCGTGGGCCTGCTGGCGGACAGGGTCTTCACGGAAGTCGCAGCGCGGGTCTATCTGTACGTGCTGGTCATCGCGCCCATCCTCGCCTCGTGCATCCTCACATGGAACGCTCGCAACCGCGACCAGCACAACCGCGCCGGCAACGTGATGAAGCTGGCCATGGTCTTCGCCGTGGCGTTCGGCGCCATCTATCCTTGGCTGATCGTATGATGCAACCACCGATCCATCCGTGGCGCCTCATCCTGTGCAGCGCTTCACCCCGTAGGCGCCAGTTGCTGCAAGGGCTCGACCTGCCCGTGGAGATCACCAGTGTGGACGTGGACGAAACACCGCCGCGCGGCATGCCCGTGGACCAGGTCGCCGAACACCTCGCCCGCAAGAAGGCGGAAGCATGGTCAGGCAGTCTGGCCAGTGACCAGGTGCTCGTTGCGGCCGACACGACCGTGGTGCTCGACCTGCCCAACGGAAGCCTTCTCCTGAACAAACCGGCGGACGAAGCCGACGCGTGCCGCATGCTCGCCCAGCTTGCTGGTCACACGCATCGCGTGGTCACCGGTGTTTGCCTGCGCACCGCATCGCGCACCATCAGCTTCGCGGATACGGCACTCGTGACGTTCCGTGCACTCAGCGAAGCAGACATCGCCTATTACGTGGCGGCCCACAAACCACTGGACAAGGCCGGAGGCTACGGCGTGCAGGACTGGATCGGCTACACAGGCGTTACGCGCATCGAGGGCAGCTTCTACACGGTGATGGGGTTGCCCATGCACAGGGTATGGGAAGAACTAGCGGCACTCAGGCCCTGACACTTAGCGAAGCAGCACCACATGCCCTTGGGCACTGTGCAACTGGTTCTCGCTGTCACGCAGCCGCACTTTCCAAGCGTACACGCCTTGGGGCGTTTCAATGCCTGCCTGCTTGCCGTCCCATGCGTCGTTCACCGAGCGACCGCTGAACACCGGTTGTCCCCAGCGGTCGAACACGTCGAATTCAAATAGGCTTGGCTCGCGCACCGTGGTGAGCGGAATGAACCCGTCGTTCACACCATCGCCATCAGGGGTGAAGGCGTTGGGCACGAACAGCGCGAATTCGCCTTCAACGCAAACCTGAGCCGAGGCGGTGTCAGCACAACCACTACCGTTCGTGACCACCTGCACCACGGTGTAGCACGCCACATCGGCATACGAGAATCCGGGTGTGGGTTCGGCGGAAGTCGAGTTGTCCGGGTCACCGAACGACCACGACCACTGATCGGCGCCTTGTGAGCCGTCCAAGAAGAGGAAGTTGGGGTCTGAAATGATGGCCACCGGCGGGAAGGGCGTGAAGCCTGCAACCGGCGTGGGCAGAACATTCAAGAGATCGTTCGATAAAACGGTTCCCACACAGCCGTTACCGTCCGTAGAGGTCAGCGTCACGCTGTAGAGACCTTCGCCCACGAAGCAATGGCTGACCGGTGAACCGGCACCGGACGCACCATCACCGAAACTCCAGTCGCTTTGCACCGCACCAGGGGAATCATCCGTGAACGTCACGCACAAAGGTCCACAGCCTTGCGAGGACGAGACGGAGAGCTGCGCGACCACCGGCGGGAACACCGTCACGAGCACGGTATCCGGCTCAGCGATACAACTGTTGGCATCGATTGCTTGAACGATATAAGGCGTGAACACCGTGGGGGCAACGGCGGGGCCGCTCGGCGACCATTGGAACGTATAGCCCGGGGTGCCGCCCACCGCGGAGGCTTGAAGGAGGACCGCCGCACCGGAGCATACCACAGTGTCGTTCTGGGCCGTCACCACCAGTGGCGCAGGATCGGTGATCGTGAAGGGAACCGTTGCGGTGCAAGCACCGGCATCCTCGACTTCCAATACGTGGGCGCCTGCCGGCAATGGTCCGCTTTGCATCCCCGTTTGCCCACCGGGTAGCCATGTGAACTGCGGCTGGTTCTGCGCGCCGTTGATGATCGCCGTTGCTGAGCCGCTCTGTCCATTGCACAAGGGTTCCGTCACGCTCACGCTCACATCCAGGATGAGCACCTCAACCGTGTCCGACAAGCTGATGCCGCACGGCCCGGATGAGGTGACCACCACCTCGAACGCACCGGGTCCGCTGAATTCATGCCACGGCGATGGATCCGTGCCCGTGTTCGCCGCTCCGCTACCAGGATCGCCGAAGTTCCACGACGTATTCGTTCCGCAACCGAGAAGGCCGTACGTGAACTGCACACTATCTCCGGTGCACTGCACCTGCTCGGCGGTCAAACTGATCGGAGCGTTCTCAATGTGGATGTCATCCACCGCGAAACCATCGTAGCCGTTGCATGTGGTGCCACTTCCGAAGGTGAAGCGCAACAGCACATTGGGCTGACCACCACAGCCCAGAAGGCAGTGCTTCGCTTCAACCCATTGGTTGCTTCCGAACCCGCCCACGCACGCACCGGCTGTGGCTCCGGTGCGCCCGCTCCAGCCGTGCGCCGGACTGGCCAGGCTCAGATTGGTGATGCTGCCGTAGTTGAACCAGTTGTCATTGAGGCAATCCACCGCATTGCCGAATGCACCAACGTTGTTCCAACTGGCACCGCCGTTCACGCTGTACTGCAGGTTGGCGCCGTCGTACTGGCGCTCCATTTCCCAGAACACCTTGAAGCTGATCCATGGGTAGGGCACGTTGGCGAAATCGAAGCATGGGCTCTCCAACCAACTGTCTTGACCGGGGCTGTACAGCGTGCCCGTGAGGCCACCGATGCACCACGCGTTCAATCCACCCCCAGCCCCACTGATGATGGGTTTGTTCGGCGAGCCCCAGGCCCAGTCGTTCCCTGCACCGCCGGAGGTCCACGTCGGCGCGGCTTCGAAATCTTCGTCGTAGGGGAACACCGAAATACATTGGGCCGCGGACATCATCGCCCATCCCGCCATCAACAGGACCAAAAGGGTGCGGGAGTGCCACCAAGCCATCACAACAGGAGACGCTGAAAAGCGACGCAAAGTTCGTCGGCCTTTTACGCCACCGCCTTCTCCTTGGCGGGAACCACACCCCTCGACTCCCACTTCCTGAGCCGCTCAGCTGAAAAAACCAAAGCTGCATCGCCCCACTCCAGAGCGTGATGCCCCACCAGCTTGAATTTGTGGAACAGTTCGGCCTTGGAAAAGCGCTTTTCTTGGGGGGTGGACCAGTCACGGAAATATGGCCCGAAGTCGGCGAGGTGTTCGACCCCATCGCCAAAGACGAGCTTGAGCACATGCGCCCTGACCACCTGGACTTCCTTGAGTTGGAATGCCTTGTTCATTTGGGTATGCGCAAGATACGCTCGGGTTTGATGTCTTTCCCGAACACGAACCGGTCGTTCCACTTCTTCACGATATCCGAAGCCTTGACTTTTAGCAACCGTTCGGCCTTGGCCACTTGGGCCGGTGGAAGTTTACCAGCGACCCGCGTCCATTCGATAGCGCTCAGACAGCCGTCCGTAGCGAAGCGCAGAACCGCCTTCATCTCCGAGCCTTGGAACCTGACGTGCAAGTGGATCGGCGTATGGTCATCGCTGTAGAACAGGAAGACCATGCCCGCATAGATGTAGAGCTTGGGCATGCTGTTCAAACCTGTTTCGCCCGTTCCCAATACGCATCCATCTCGGCCAAGGTCATCTCCCCCATCCGCTTGCCATCCTTGGCGCTTTCGCGCTCCAGGAACTGGAACCGCTGGATGAACTTCCGGTTGGTGCGCTCCAGCGCTTCATCCGGGTCGATGCCCAGGAAGCGCGCGTAGTTCACGATGCTGAAGAGCAGATCGCCCAGTTCATCGGCTTGGTTACCGGAGCCCGCGTCCACCTCCTGCTTCAGTTCGCTCATCTCCTCGTTCACCTTCTCCCACACCTGATCGCGGGTATCCCAGTCGAAGCCCACCCCACGGGCTTTGTCCTGCACACGAATGGCCTTCACCATGCTCGGCAGTCCGCGCGGCACACCGTCCAATACGCTCTTCGGCTCATCGCCGTCACCGGCTCTCTCGGCCAGTTTGATCTTCTCCCAGTTCGCCTTCACCTCCTCCTCGTCCTTCACCTTCACAGCCTGTCCCGTAACGGGATCGCCGTAGATATGCGGGTGGCGGTGGATCAGCTTGTCGCAGATGGCGTTGCACACGTCCGCGATGTCGAAAGCGTTCTTCTCGCTGCCGATCTTGGCGTAGAACACGATGTGCAGCAGGATGTCGCCCAATTCCTTCTTCACGCCGTCCAGGTCGTTCGTCAGTATGGCGTCGCCCAGCTCGTAGGTCTCTTCAATGGTGAGCGGGCGCAGCGTCTCCAACGTCTGCTTCTTGTCCCAAGGGCATTGGGCACGCAGGTCGTCCATGATGGATAGAAGGCGCAGGAAAGCCGCGCCGCGGGGATCGTTCGACATGGCGCGAAGTTGCTGGTTCCGTGCATGCGCGCTCGGATAAATTCGGCCTCGTGCTGCGCGCCTTAACCACTTCCTTGTTGCTCCTGACGACGGTTTGCCTGCATGCTCAGGAAACCGCGTGGGCCTTGGGGGTGCGCGGCGGCTACGGCTACCTCATCGCCCACCACGACAATCTGAAGCGCATGGTGGCAGGGCATATTCCGAGCGCGGAGGTCTTCCTCGAACGCAAGCTGGACCACAAAGGGTGGCACATGCGTTATGGCAAGCCTTCGTGGGGAATCGGCTTCTGGGCGGCGGATCTGCGTGCCGATGAACTCGGCAATGGGTTCCGACTAACGCCATATCTCTCCCTTCCTCTTGCTCAGGACGAGCATCAAGCACTGCACTTGCGCTTTGGATGGGGCATCGGCTACATCACCCGGCCGTTCAACCGCGAGGACAACTACAAAGGCCAAGCGATCGGCAGCTACGTCAACGTGAACATGCCGCTCGGTTTGGAATACACCAGACGCATCGGACGCACGGTGATCGGCGCAGGGTTGTGCATCGAGCACCAAAGCAATGGGGCTTTCAAAGTGCCGAATCTCGGCGTGAACATTCCGAGCGTGCAGCTGGTGGTCAAGCATGATGTCGGCCAGTTGGAAGAGCGGGACACCACGGTGTTCGTGTGCGGTGGAATAGCGATCAACCCGGATCGGTTGGTCGCCTATGCCACGGTTGGCCTCAAGGAGACCTTCCCGGTGAGCAGTGGAAAGCACTCTTGCTTGGCCGTGGTGATCGGCTATCAGTTCCACTCGTTCAGGAAAGTGAGCTGGGAAGCCGGGCTGGACTACTTCCGGAACGGTGCATTGGAGCAACGAGCCGATCGGCTCGGACTGGAAGCGCCATCAGCCTGGGGGCAGCTCGGTATTCACGGTGGACCTGTGCTTGTATTGGGCCGGATGTCGTTGCTCCTGCATGCCGGGGTGTACGTGGCCAATTCGTTCGAAGACGA
Protein-coding sequences here:
- a CDS encoding 3-deoxy-D-manno-octulosonate 8-phosphate phosphatase is translated as MASKTYKEILADIDTFLFDVDGVFTDNRVLLYPGLDPVRTFHSRDAYAVQHAIKEGLRLVIVTGGKSDGVEQSFARLGVKEYHYHTYDKSRKLDELITLTGLDPARTAYMGDDIPDLRVMQRVALPCCPADAAEEIKAISLYVSHKPGGMGCVRDLLEQAMKVQGKWMTEGAHTW
- a CDS encoding gliding motility-associated C-terminal domain-containing protein, translated to MFPYDEDFEAAPTWTSGGAGNDWAWGSPNKPIISGAGGGLNAWCIGGLTGTLYSPGQDSWLESPCFDFANVPYPWISFKVFWEMERQYDGANLQYSVNGGASWNNVGAFGNAVDCLNDNWFNYGSITNLSLASPAHGWSGRTGATAGACVGGFGSNQWVEAKHCLLGCGGQPNVLLRFTFGSGTTCNGYDGFAVDDIHIENAPISLTAEQVQCTGDSVQFTYGLLGCGTNTSWNFGDPGSGAANTGTDPSPWHEFSGPGAFEVVVTSSGPCGISLSDTVEVLILDVSVSVTEPLCNGQSGSATAIINGAQNQPQFTWLPGGQTGMQSGPLPAGAHVLEVEDAGACTATVPFTITDPAPLVVTAQNDTVVCSGAAVLLQASAVGGTPGYTFQWSPSGPAVAPTVFTPYIVQAIDANSCIAEPDTVLVTVFPPVVAQLSVSSSQGCGPLCVTFTDDSPGAVQSDWSFGDGASGAGSPVSHCFVGEGLYSVTLTSTDGNGCVGTVLSNDLLNVLPTPVAGFTPFPPVAIISDPNFLFLDGSQGADQWSWSFGDPDNSTSAEPTPGFSYADVACYTVVQVVTNGSGCADTASAQVCVEGEFALFVPNAFTPDGDGVNDGFIPLTTVREPSLFEFDVFDRWGQPVFSGRSVNDAWDGKQAGIETPQGVYAWKVRLRDSENQLHSAQGHVVLLR
- a CDS encoding DUF2442 domain-containing protein encodes the protein MNKAFQLKEVQVVRAHVLKLVFGDGVEHLADFGPYFRDWSTPQEKRFSKAELFHKFKLVGHHALEWGDAALVFSAERLRKWESRGVVPAKEKAVA
- a CDS encoding acyloxyacyl hydrolase; translated protein: MLRALTTSLLLLTTVCLHAQETAWALGVRGGYGYLIAHHDNLKRMVAGHIPSAEVFLERKLDHKGWHMRYGKPSWGIGFWAADLRADELGNGFRLTPYLSLPLAQDEHQALHLRFGWGIGYITRPFNREDNYKGQAIGSYVNVNMPLGLEYTRRIGRTVIGAGLCIEHQSNGAFKVPNLGVNIPSVQLVVKHDVGQLEERDTTVFVCGGIAINPDRLVAYATVGLKETFPVSSGKHSCLAVVIGYQFHSFRKVSWEAGLDYFRNGALEQRADRLGLEAPSAWGQLGIHGGPVLVLGRMSLLLHAGVYVANSFEDDGLIFNRLGLRHQLGRHWLVNFTLKTHLATADHFELGFGYRIR
- a CDS encoding DUF2520 domain-containing protein, which codes for MGTSYIGEHTWASWLGHGFAILSLIGALFALLNYFLAERKSDGAFLRTGRLFFRVHSSAVLSIVGLLFVMLLNHWFEFDYVWKHSNTSMPLRYMLSCFWEGQEGSFLLWTFWHVVIGNILIWRWKQGRHGDWEAPVMMVFALVQVFLASMLLGVHVFGERIGSSPFILIRELGENIGLPWTQMADYLQKIPAFQDGRGLNPLLQNYWMVIHPPTLFLGFAATLVPFTYAIGGLWRGKLKEWMEPALGWTFFGVMVLGTGILMGGAWAYEALSFGGFWAWDPVENASLVPWLTLVAAGHLMLVNKRKETSLYATFLLTLGTFLLVLYSGFLTRSGVLGDTSVHSFTGDGMKPGLMLFVLSFILLSVVMLVRDAGQRKFIALLSAALFIVGIAAKVQVLAVVVFALLAIVGAVWAFRKFPKPEQEEAVWSREFWMFIGALVLVLSAVQITFSTSVPVFNTLLTPFAKPLTWLAEVTGMGFFNELAQAKLAPPSKAIEHYNKWQIPFAFIVSLLVAIGQYLKWKTTDMKRFWKQLLLAMVLALVVTVVLVVALRFEWKELNLIALLFATAFAAISNTAWIWQGLNGKFKGAGPSVAHVGFALVLLGALVSTSKQNEVSRNTGRMVLSFLSDDFNDNQDALLYRGDTVRMGEHFVVYHRKRQEGVNLHYEVEYLQAVPRTYHIGDTVRVNDNLYVCTAEHPAADHFLADPTKWKALQEYNRRELWHAKGYASMSPGESLFTLDPFVQINPRFGNVAEPSTKHWLHRDLYTHIRYAELQKGSNEDSDSLHWMPPRYYGRNEGDTLVTPTSVAIIDSVRTVRDSMTLAMLGTEFDVKVAYLRVRDLYDERRWFEARPLLIFRGTTIVAGKGAEIAPLRVRFDLERIGPGQPMEGQDPNRWEGNVGLSVSEREFIVMQAIVFPGHQHPVDRLRAHVLGLFDGRAAAVEEAPAEVMTRVLLIGTGRAAHHLGRAIVAAGNNVIGVVGRDGSKARSLADELRTRSLTFDAAWPEHEVALIAVSDDALSEVSARIPKGTAIICHVSGAKSMDVLEPHQHRGVLWPVQSLAEGAQVDITKSPLVVDASDEGTRTTLLSLARSISQRVLELDHNDRQVLHTAAVIAGNFPVFLLAEAQRLLSDHDLPGELLLPLWTNSTARAAALGPRQALTGPARRGDVKTLQAHLDLLAADPDIRRAYALLSRSILKAHGHPTDGLEDL
- a CDS encoding DUF4160 domain-containing protein, translating into MPKLYIYAGMVFLFYSDDHTPIHLHVRFQGSEMKAVLRFATDGCLSAIEWTRVAGKLPPAQVAKAERLLKVKASDIVKKWNDRFVFGKDIKPERILRIPK
- a CDS encoding geranylgeranylglycerol-phosphate geranylgeranyltransferase; the protein is MKDLIRLTRPLNLIIVALTMVVMRYGVIGGICKRDFARDYLPSSFTVNGVIYSPQVGFQLSLVMFVLLIISTVLIMAGGNVINDYFDTRIDRVNKPGAVLVGRSVKRRVAMATHWILSGSGLLLGVLVALLAHQKWLALIPPFAVGALWWYSTTAKRQLLLGNGLVATLSAIAVLQVSLYDLRMLEHGNEADSLFCIRSLWWWFLGYTAFAFISTLLRELQKDMADVRGDAANGCRTVPIAWGMKVARLLVAFWAMVIIVAVGLLADRVFTEVAARVYLYVLVIAPILASCILTWNARNRDQHNRAGNVMKLAMVFAVAFGAIYPWLIV
- a CDS encoding cytochrome c maturation protein CcmE — translated: MKRSHIIALVVIAVAMAMLIGTLAGNSTFMGLAQAMESPGKEVRVKGQLDKSQPIVYEPLTNANMTEFTLVDDEGVKCKVKLAKAKPYDFERSESIVLTGSYSGSEFHANDMLMKCPSKYTEGNQLKTEGEWTKVE
- the mazG gene encoding nucleoside triphosphate pyrophosphohydrolase, with protein sequence MSNDPRGAAFLRLLSIMDDLRAQCPWDKKQTLETLRPLTIEETYELGDAILTNDLDGVKKELGDILLHIVFYAKIGSEKNAFDIADVCNAICDKLIHRHPHIYGDPVTGQAVKVKDEEEVKANWEKIKLAERAGDGDEPKSVLDGVPRGLPSMVKAIRVQDKARGVGFDWDTRDQVWEKVNEEMSELKQEVDAGSGNQADELGDLLFSIVNYARFLGIDPDEALERTNRKFIQRFQFLERESAKDGKRMGEMTLAEMDAYWERAKQV
- the maf gene encoding septum formation protein Maf; this encodes MQPPIHPWRLILCSASPRRRQLLQGLDLPVEITSVDVDETPPRGMPVDQVAEHLARKKAEAWSGSLASDQVLVAADTTVVLDLPNGSLLLNKPADEADACRMLAQLAGHTHRVVTGVCLRTASRTISFADTALVTFRALSEADIAYYVAAHKPLDKAGGYGVQDWIGYTGVTRIEGSFYTVMGLPMHRVWEELAALRP